The stretch of DNA TCACTATTGGAATAGACTGGAACCTGAACGCGTACTAATTTTTATAGGTACATTCGCTAGAGTCTAAATAATCATATGGACCATTGTCAGGCTTGAATACTTCTCCGCTTTGCTCACAGTTATCTGCGCCAGAATGTTCTGGCTGGCATGTAATCTCATTATTATCGTTATAAAGGCACCACAAACTACTGTCCCAATGGCTATTCTTTTGACATTTGTATTTATAAGTGGTTCCATTATTTGTGCACGTTGCTTTACTCTGATTTCCACCCGCTATTGCATTCATCCAGCAAACCAATGCAAATATGGCAGTAGCAAGTTTTTTAATATTCATATATTTCCATCCTTTGATTACAAGAGATTTCAGTATTAGCGACGAGTTGCGTTTTTTAGCTTTAGCAGAAATATATTCTAGGCTTAGGTCAGCAATGTCACCAATGAAACTTTCATCAAGACGCTTCGCTACGTGAATTCAGCTAACAACTGCAACTTAATGATAAAATTATACTTGAAAAATTAATAAAATACATGTTTTTTTATTAAAATGTGTGTTTGAAATATTATGTCATAAAAATAATGACGTGTTCCACGAATTTTAATAATAGACCAACGCTCTAATTTTTTAGAGCAATTTTAGAGTGGAATTATTGAGCGCTTATGCAGAATTTGATTAAAAGCTGATTTCTTGCAACCACGTTTCTAAAATAACTTTGGCTGCCATCGCATCAACCGCTTCTTTTGCCAAAAAACGATAGCCGCCTTGCTCAAATAAAGATTGCCTCGCTTCAATCGTGCTTAAGCGTTCGTCAATCGTATGCACAATACATTTTGTTTCTAAAGCAAGCTGTTCTGCAAACGCTTTTGCTTTTTCTGTAATCCATTGATTTGGCCCAGTTTCGTGCGTAGGAATACCCACAATAATTGCGGCAGGCGACCATTGCTCAATAAGCTTTTTTATTGCATGCCAATCAGGCTCTTGCGCTTGTTGCTTCAACGTGGTTAACGGACGCGCGGTTCGCGTGACGTCTTGCCCAATGGCAACACCGATATAGCGAGTGCCAAAATCAAATGCTAAATATTGTTGACTCATGATTTCACCGAAAATATTAATAATTCTTTTTCTGTCAACACGCCATCTAAAGGCACATCCCATGGATCGACTGGCAACTGTTGCGCACACTGACATGCATAAGCAACACCGATGAGCAAAGGCTTACCAGGCTTCTCTCGACAAAATTCGAAACTTTTATCGTAAAACCCTTTACCCATTCCTAAGCGAGTACCTAGATGATCAAAGGCAACTAGAGGCATCAGTACAAAATCTAAATTCTTAGCAAGAATATCACTTGTCATGTTTTGCGGCTCTTCAATACCATACTGATTTTTTTTCATAGTGGTTGATGCATTATATTGGACAAAACTCAACATCTGAGTATCAATATCAATGACAGGGAGGAAAACATTATACTGTAATTGCCATAACGCTTTAATTAATGGTTGTAAATTTATTTCGCCATCAACAGCCAAATAAACTGCAATATTTTTTTGAGATTTATCTCTGCTTGCATTTAAAAAAATGTCTGCCAAAGAACAAGAAGCTAATAATTTTTTTTCGGCGGGAATGTGTCGTCTAAAAGTGCGATAATATTGCCGAATAGTGGCTTTGGTTTCCAAAGGGACTCATCTCTTTTATGCTTTTAGACAAAAATTTAGCGTATGTAAACACGCAAATATAAAAGACCCATTGTGCCAGATAAGGTTTTTTTAAGACCCTGTTTCCCCAGGTTGGATTCTAAGTTATCGCATCAGGCTTCTCATTCAAGATGAGCATGCACAACAGTGATCAATCCCAGATTCCGTCTTTATAAGTATCGGTCAAAAAACACATGATCTGCTTATCACAACGGGTACAGTTTGATTATAGCATAAAGTATTTTTTCTGCAGCTAATCCACAGTTATTTTTTTATCAATGAAACGCCGCATTAATCCCTGCGCGAATAACAGGCTGAACCATCAACATTTCAATCACTTGAATGACTACTAAGATTACCACAGGTGATAAATCCATACCGCCGAGCAAGGGAACAATTCTTCTAACAGGCTGCAAAATTGGTTGCGTCACCTGCATAAGTAGACCATAAAGTGCGGGCTGTGCATTTGGCATCCAACTTAAGATAGCCATGATTATCATTAAATAAAACGCAGTATCTAAACACACCTCAACTAAACTCGCCAAGGCCCAAACAAACAAACCCCCGATAGAAGGAATGTGGCCAGCAATAAAACTAATCAAAAATAACTTTACTAAGATTAATAACAACAGCAACACAACGCTAGCAGTTTCAATACCACGCATATCAGGAATGTATTTTTGTAATTTACGCACCAAGGGCGTTGTCGCTCTTGCAATTCCGGCAACAAAAGGATGATTATAGTCTGCATAAACAGCACGTAACCATAAACGTAATACGATAACAAAAGTATATAGCCCAAAAATAAATTGAACTAGAAACATTAATGTTTGTTGCACAGCTGATCCCATATAATCTATTCCTTAACTTTAATCTACTCTTCTTGTTCTAACGACGCCGTCAACGCTTGTGCGCGCAAAATAGTTGCGCGCATCGCTGCTTCCATAATACTTGGAAGCCCTCTTTCATCAAACACTTTAATCGCCTGCTCAGTCGTACCTTTTGGAGAGGTGACTTTTTTGCGCAAAGTTAACACATCATCGTCGCTTTCAAGCGCCAAACGGCTGGCTCCTAATGCTGTTTGCAGCGCCAATTCGCTCGCTTCTTTTTCTGGCAATCCCAACTTCACCGCCGCAGATTGCATTGCCTCAATAATATAAAAAAAGTAAGCCGGACCAGAGCCTGACAGTGCCGCCACCACATCGATTAACGATTCTTTTTCTACCCAAATTGTAATACCAACAGCACGATGGAGAGATTCTGCAAATTCTTTTTGTGATTCTGTGACATGCACATTCGCATAAAGCCCACTTGCTCCTGCAGAAACAAGCGCAGGCGTATTCGGCATACTTCGCACCAACGCCACATCACCCCCCAACCAATGGGATAACATTGCCGTGCTAATACCAATCGCCACGGAAATAACTAATGGTTTTTTTTCTTGTAAAATCAAGGCAATGTCCTTCGCAACGCTTTGCATTTGCTGCGGCTTTACACCCAGCACAATGACTTCTGCATGCTGTGCGGCTTTGTGATTGTCCTCGCTCACATGGATACCCAAAGAATCATGAAGCAACTTGTTTTTTTCTGCGTTACGATTGGTTGCCCAAATTTTTTCTTTGGGATAGCCAGACTCTAAAAGCCCACGGACCAAACTTGTGGCTAAGTTACCACAGCCAATAAAAGCAATGTTTACATGTTTTTTCATTTTCTGCGCTCCCCGAAAATTGCCGTACCAATGCGCACCATGGTTGAACCACAGGCAATTGCTAATGCCATGTCGCTACTCATTCCCATCGACAATGTATCCACGGTTGCATACTGTTTTTTTAATACATCATAACAAGATCTTAACTGAGAAAACATCTGTTTTAAAAGCTTTTGATCTTGCGTGTCTAATCCAATAGCCATTAAACCTCGCAAACATAAGAAGGGGCACTTCTCAACGATATGTTTTGCAAGAACCTCTAAGGGCGACCAACCGGCGGCCCCTACATTTTCTATTAACAGGACTCCGTTTTTTTGGGGCTCACAACCAATATTAACTTGCAAACAAATATTAATCTTACGATTTATTTTTTCACAAGCTTGATTTAATTTTTCAGCAACTTCTTTGGTTTCAATCGTTTGCACCCAATCAAAATATTGGGCCAAACTTCTTACTTTGTTTTTTTGAACTCTGCCAATATAGTGCCACTCTAGATTAGAATATTTTGTTAATGCTTGAATTTTTTCAATAGCTTCTTGCACATAATTTTCACCAAAGAAATATTGACCGACATGAATTGCCTCTTCAATTTCTGCGATTGATTTTGTTTTTGAGACTGCCAGCAAACGCACTGAGCCTTGCCGACCGCAATGCCGTCCTTCAAGCACAAAAATTTGATCTCTCAATTTGTACAGATTATCTGATATGTCCATCATTTATAAAAATCTTATTATGGTTTACCAATGTTACTATTTTATGAGATAACATTAATAAACTACAGTAACTTTTCTATAAATCCACCCTAAGATATTTTAGGCAAGCTTTAAGTGACCAGCAGCTAGCTTATGCAAAAAACTAGCAATCAGCGTTTGATAAGGCATTCCCTCATAAGCAGCGAGTTGTTTGATCTTCTTTAAATCGTTTTGAGTCAAACGAATATTAATTCGCGCATCTTTCTTAAGAAAATTAGCCGCCGCCTCTTTAGCGAAAACCATTTCTTCCGCTAAATTCGCAGACTCTATCCACTCATCGCGCTCAAAAGATTCCAGTAGATCCTGTTCCTCAGCATCTAATTGCTGAGGATTTATGTTTTTCTTATTCATCTTATTCACCTCTCTTATTAACCAAATAATTTTTAGTTAGCTTTCGACTCTTAAATATTGTTTTCAAAAAAACAGTATTTCTATCTTGTTTAACAAAAGGCACTACATAAACATAATCATTAATATCAACAAGATACATCTGTTGATTGGGATATTTTAGTTGATTTGGGTGACTAATAGCAGACAAAAGCCCGTCATTTTTCATCGCGGTTATAATTTCTTCAAAACTAACCCCTCGGTTTTCTTTTAACCAGTGATTTTTTTCGGCTGAAAAGTCATATTGCTTAACATTCATTTTTTAAAAGTAGCCTAATGTGTGCCTATTGTCAACAGAAGAGTCGTCAGAAAAACGCCTTCAAACCTAAATTTAACGTCATCAATATAACAACAATAACAAATGCAACTTGAATAAATTTTTTTCCTCGGGTTAACACTAAACGCGCGCCAATAGATGCCCCCAGAATTTGTCCGAACGACATAGTCAATGCAACGCTATACATTACATTCCCTTGCAACACAAACCAAAATACCGAAACAAGGTTTCCAGCAATATTCACCGGCTTACTGCGCATAATTGCCTGCTGCGCATCAAGCGCCAAAAAAAGGATAAAACACGACGTCCATATCGCACCAGTACCTGGGCCAAAGGACCCATTATAAGCGCCAATAGCCGTTCCAAAAATTGTAGCAAACCACAACGATGATAACCTTGGCTTTTCTTGCTGAACAAATAGTCGTCGACTAAATACACTATACAAAATTAGCGACAACAAAATAAAAGGGATGATTTTAGTTAACACATCATTATGAATCGTTTGCACCGCGATAGTACCAATGCTTGCACCGAGAATAACAAACAAAAAGCACCAGGCAAGAGATTGAAGTTTCAATTTTCCAGAACGTAGAAAATAAATCATCGCTATGGTTTCACCGGCTATACTTTGCAAGCGATTTGTCCCCAATGCTGCCAAAGGTGGCATGCCACTCGACAGCAAAACAGGCAGCCCAACTAAGCCACCACCTCCAGCGATTGCATCTAATAAGCCAGCCCCAAAACCTGCGGCCCAAAACAACGCGTAACTGGTTATTGACATTGAAACATCTACAACTAGAAAGGCAATTGTAAACTAGGATCCAACTCAAGCAAGTGATTGCGGAATTTACATTTCACCATACTCAACGCGGCTTCATCGTCGGCTTCAAAACGCACTACAAGATAAGGTGTGGTATTGGAGCAGCGCACTAATCCCCATGCATTCGGATAATCAATTCGCAAGCCATCAATGGTATTAATCTTGGCAGTAGCACCAAAATCAGCCTTCCTAATTAACTCATCAACAAAATCAAACTTTCTATCGTCCGACATGCTAATTTTTAATTCTGGCGTACTGATACTGTTGGGGATTTCAGAGAAAATAGTTTCAACGTCTCGACCATCATTCGCAATAATCTCTAACAAACGCGCTGCGGTATAAATAGCATCATCAAAACCATACCAACGATCATTAAAAAATACATGACCACTCATTTCTCCACCTAATGCGGCACTTTCTTCTTTGATTTTGGCTTTAACTAATGAGTGACCGGTTTTATACATTATCGGTATACCGCCGTGTTGCTTAACCACTTCAGCTAAAAAACGTGTGGATTTCACGTCATAAATAATTTTTGCGCCTGGATTTGTTTTTAATACATTGATCGCAAATAAAATCAGTTGACGATCTGGCCAAATGACATCGCCAGCAGCCGTAACCACACCAAGACGATCTCCATCACCATCAAACGCCAAACCAAGATCTGCTTTTTTACGTATCACCGTTTGAATTAAATCGGATAGATTTTCTTCTTGACTAGGATCAGGATGATGATTCGGGAAATTGCCATCAACTTCACAAAATAATTCATGCACTTCACAACCTAATTTTTGTATAAGGGCTGGAGCTATCACGCCAGCAACACCGTTACCGCAATCCACAACTACTTTTAATTTCTTTTTAAGTTTTACATCAGATAAAATTCTGGCCTCATAGCGCGGGAGCATTTCTTCATGAGTTAGCGTCCCTTTGCCCACCGCAAAATTTCCCTGCTCGATTCGTTCGTATAAACGTAAGATATCGTCACCATGAATGGCACGGCCCTTAATGACCATTTTGACGCCATTATGATTCACGGGATTATGGCTGCCGGTTAACATTGCGCCAGAGGTAGCATTCAATACATGTGTCGCGTAGTAAAGAACAGGCGTTGG from Gammaproteobacteria bacterium encodes:
- the ruvX gene encoding Holliday junction resolvase RuvX, with the translated sequence MSQQYLAFDFGTRYIGVAIGQDVTRTARPLTTLKQQAQEPDWHAIKKLIEQWSPAAIIVGIPTHETGPNQWITEKAKAFAEQLALETKCIVHTIDERLSTIEARQSLFEQGGYRFLAKEAVDAMAAKVILETWLQEISF
- a CDS encoding 5-formyltetrahydrofolate cyclo-ligase — protein: METKATIRQYYRTFRRHIPAEKKLLASCSLADIFLNASRDKSQKNIAVYLAVDGEINLQPLIKALWQLQYNVFLPVIDIDTQMLSFVQYNASTTMKKNQYGIEEPQNMTSDILAKNLDFVLMPLVAFDHLGTRLGMGKGFYDKSFEFCREKPGKPLLIGVAYACQCAQQLPVDPWDVPLDGVLTEKELLIFSVKS
- a CDS encoding YggT family protein; this encodes MGSAVQQTLMFLVQFIFGLYTFVIVLRLWLRAVYADYNHPFVAGIARATTPLVRKLQKYIPDMRGIETASVVLLLLLILVKLFLISFIAGHIPSIGGLFVWALASLVEVCLDTAFYLMIIMAILSWMPNAQPALYGLLMQVTQPILQPVRRIVPLLGGMDLSPVVILVVIQVIEMLMVQPVIRAGINAAFH
- a CDS encoding pyrroline-5-carboxylate reductase is translated as MKKHVNIAFIGCGNLATSLVRGLLESGYPKEKIWATNRNAEKNKLLHDSLGIHVSEDNHKAAQHAEVIVLGVKPQQMQSVAKDIALILQEKKPLVISVAIGISTAMLSHWLGGDVALVRSMPNTPALVSAGASGLYANVHVTESQKEFAESLHRAVGITIWVEKESLIDVVAALSGSGPAYFFYIIEAMQSAAVKLGLPEKEASELALQTALGASRLALESDDDVLTLRKKVTSPKGTTEQAIKVFDERGLPSIMEAAMRATILRAQALTASLEQEE
- a CDS encoding YggS family pyridoxal phosphate-dependent enzyme, whose amino-acid sequence is MDISDNLYKLRDQIFVLEGRHCGRQGSVRLLAVSKTKSIAEIEEAIHVGQYFFGENYVQEAIEKIQALTKYSNLEWHYIGRVQKNKVRSLAQYFDWVQTIETKEVAEKLNQACEKINRKINICLQVNIGCEPQKNGVLLIENVGAAGWSPLEVLAKHIVEKCPFLCLRGLMAIGLDTQDQKLLKQMFSQLRSCYDVLKKQYATVDTLSMGMSSDMALAIACGSTMVRIGTAIFGERRK
- a CDS encoding toxin, which translates into the protein MNVKQYDFSAEKNHWLKENRGVSFEEIITAMKNDGLLSAISHPNQLKYPNQQMYLVDINDYVYVVPFVKQDRNTVFLKTIFKSRKLTKNYLVNKRGE
- a CDS encoding TSUP family transporter, translated to MSITSYALFWAAGFGAGLLDAIAGGGGLVGLPVLLSSGMPPLAALGTNRLQSIAGETIAMIYFLRSGKLKLQSLAWCFLFVILGASIGTIAVQTIHNDVLTKIIPFILLSLILYSVFSRRLFVQQEKPRLSSLWFATIFGTAIGAYNGSFGPGTGAIWTSCFILFLALDAQQAIMRSKPVNIAGNLVSVFWFVLQGNVMYSVALTMSFGQILGASIGARLVLTRGKKFIQVAFVIVVILMTLNLGLKAFF
- a CDS encoding phosphomannomutase/phosphoglucomutase is translated as MSKNTQAISATIFRAYDIRGVVGETFNAEIVYAIGQAIGSEALAQGETSIIVARDGRLSGPALSKALIEGLLATGINVINIGRVPTPVLYYATHVLNATSGAMLTGSHNPVNHNGVKMVIKGRAIHGDDILRLYERIEQGNFAVGKGTLTHEEMLPRYEARILSDVKLKKKLKVVVDCGNGVAGVIAPALIQKLGCEVHELFCEVDGNFPNHHPDPSQEENLSDLIQTVIRKKADLGLAFDGDGDRLGVVTAAGDVIWPDRQLILFAINVLKTNPGAKIIYDVKSTRFLAEVVKQHGGIPIMYKTGHSLVKAKIKEESAALGGEMSGHVFFNDRWYGFDDAIYTAARLLEIIANDGRDVETIFSEIPNSISTPELKISMSDDRKFDFVDELIRKADFGATAKINTIDGLRIDYPNAWGLVRCSNTTPYLVVRFEADDEAALSMVKCKFRNHLLELDPSLQLPF